A window of Streptomyces sp. NBC_01241 genomic DNA:
GGCCGCCGTGCTCGGCACGATGGGCAAGGCCCTGGCCGTCGGGAACAACACCTCGTCCAAGGCGCCCAGCTGCCATCCCGGCTCCGGTCTCACGCCCGAGCAGGCCGCCCAGAACGGCGCCCACTTCCTCGCAGGTGCCCTCGCCACCAGCGGTCACCTCGACCTGGCGCCGATGCCCGGCGCCCCCGACTCCACCCCGCAGCCCGACTTCGGCAACACCGCGGACGCGGTCGTCGCGCTGTCCGCCGCGGGCCACCAGGACGAAACCACCAAGGCCATGACCTGGCTGAAGAAGAACTCCGGGGCCTGGGCCGAGCAGGGCGGCCCCGCCGCCTACGCGCAGCTGATCCTGGCCGCGCACGCGGCCGGCGCCGACGCCCGCCACTTCGGCGGCGTCAACCTCGTCGACCGGCTGAACGCGACCGGTCCCGCGCCCGCGGCCATCACGACGCCCGACCCGGCCGCCGACACCGGGTACGTGGCGACGGAGAAGGACGCGGTCCACAGCGGCGACGACGTGATCGGCGGTGTGTGGTGGTACGTCGGCATCGGTCTCGTCGTCGGTGCGGGCGCCGGCTTCCTGATCAGCGGCCGCCGGAAGAACCAGCAGCTGTGAGGCGGGCGGGAAGGGCCGCCGCTCTCCTGGTGGTCCTGAGCGCCGTCCTGGCCGTGCTCGGCGCGGGGACGGCCCAGGCGGCGGGCTACCGGTACTGGTCGTTCTGGGAGGGCTCCGGCACCGGCTGGACGTACGCCACCCAGGGCCCGTCCCTGGTCCGGCCGGACGACGGCGCGGTGCAGGGCTTCCGCTTCGCGGTGAGCAAGGACTCCCAGGACGCGGCGAAACCGCGCCACTCCCCCGACTTCGCGAAGATCTGCGCGGACACCCCGGCCAAGGACGGCAGCAAGCGGGTCGCGCTGGTCGTCGACCCGGGCACGGCGGCGGACGCCCCGGCCGGCGAGACGCCGCCCGCGTCGCGTACCGCGTGCGCGCAGGTCGCCCCGGACGCCAGCACCGCGGAGGCGCTCGCCTCGGTGGCCAAGCCGCTGCGCTACAGCAGCGCCGCGCTGCTCTGCGCCATATCCGGCTATCCCGGCTCCGGCTGCGGCGAACAGGTCTCGGGCGACGGGCACGGGACGCCCGCCGCCTCCGGATCCGCGGCTCCCGCCGAGTCCGCCGGGTCCTCCGCTTCCGCCGGGTCCGCCGCGTCCTCCGCTTCCG
This region includes:
- a CDS encoding SCO2322 family protein, giving the protein MRRAGRAAALLVVLSAVLAVLGAGTAQAAGYRYWSFWEGSGTGWTYATQGPSLVRPDDGAVQGFRFAVSKDSQDAAKPRHSPDFAKICADTPAKDGSKRVALVVDPGTAADAPAGETPPASRTACAQVAPDASTAEALASVAKPLRYSSAALLCAISGYPGSGCGEQVSGDGHGTPAASGSAAPAESAGSSASAGSAASSASAVGGSSGSGGSGDSGGGPSVGVLLGVGAVLVLGIAAVAQARRRRG